One genomic window of Treponema sp. J25 includes the following:
- a CDS encoding ribonuclease H-like domain-containing protein — MGSLKERLERIRKYSKEASVSPLPTGDTLLPRSSVLEGTALSRMPGAPADGKSPGSAESEKVSRSGGVKENGEKKSPKIFPLPWEHWESLVWRQVVLLKIEENSSASKESLSPWPVLLWQSLPGVALEERGRGTIGISDFCFFDLETTGLSGGAGTVVFLAALGDVLSDGSLRITQYLLEDFPGEYAFLEAIQQELDQRKKEGKILVTYNGKRFDLPLLRSRGIMHRLVFPELDHIDLLYPARLFWRHEHGLCSLVALEERVLHRPRGNDIPGELAPLYWFHFLKTGNVTGLVRVASHNQCDVESLYYLSYQVGHILSDPLRALEAEIGDVEALALRWYRRYVKYRFPLSPGEVLFEEKGLLTLESKKLSARAKFSPSDDATSREVAQFFYQAVQSLSQSIVKKGNPRFPLYWSALFLRWGDVAKAREVVLHAIEKGGTVRDRYRWYRALAIIDEWYRRDYSSALEWITRMEELVRSFPEGFPVSQREYERIQQELIQRKKRVQKKWVAL, encoded by the coding sequence ATGGGTAGTTTAAAAGAGCGCTTAGAGCGGATCCGAAAATACTCAAAGGAGGCCTCCGTATCGCCCCTTCCTACAGGAGATACCCTTCTGCCGAGGTCCTCCGTTTTGGAAGGAACTGCCCTGTCGCGGATGCCGGGTGCCCCTGCTGATGGGAAAAGCCCCGGGTCGGCTGAATCAGAAAAGGTCTCCCGCTCGGGTGGTGTAAAAGAAAACGGAGAAAAGAAATCGCCGAAGATATTTCCCCTTCCCTGGGAGCATTGGGAAAGCCTGGTATGGCGCCAGGTGGTGCTCCTGAAAATAGAAGAAAATTCCTCCGCGTCGAAAGAATCGCTTAGCCCCTGGCCGGTCCTGCTCTGGCAGAGCTTACCGGGGGTGGCTCTGGAAGAAAGAGGGCGGGGGACAATAGGGATAAGCGATTTTTGTTTTTTTGATCTTGAAACAACGGGTCTTTCCGGCGGGGCCGGGACGGTGGTTTTCCTTGCGGCCCTGGGAGATGTCCTTTCTGATGGGAGCCTTCGGATTACCCAGTATCTCCTTGAGGATTTTCCGGGCGAATATGCTTTTCTGGAGGCAATACAACAGGAATTAGATCAGCGTAAGAAGGAAGGAAAAATTCTTGTTACCTATAATGGAAAGCGCTTTGATCTACCCCTCCTGCGGTCCCGGGGAATCATGCATCGCCTTGTGTTCCCTGAGTTGGATCATATCGATCTTTTGTATCCTGCCCGCCTTTTCTGGAGACATGAGCATGGTCTTTGTTCTCTCGTAGCTCTTGAGGAACGGGTGCTGCATCGGCCCCGGGGAAACGATATCCCGGGGGAGCTTGCTCCCCTCTATTGGTTCCATTTCCTTAAGACCGGCAATGTAACTGGCCTTGTACGGGTAGCCAGCCATAATCAATGTGATGTGGAGAGTCTGTACTACCTTTCTTACCAGGTGGGGCATATCCTTTCGGATCCCCTCAGGGCCCTCGAAGCCGAAATAGGCGATGTGGAAGCCCTTGCTCTCCGCTGGTACCGGCGGTATGTAAAGTATAGGTTTCCCCTTTCTCCTGGCGAGGTACTTTTTGAAGAAAAGGGTCTTCTCACTCTGGAAAGTAAAAAATTGTCGGCCAGGGCAAAGTTTTCCCCAAGCGATGATGCTACAAGCAGGGAGGTGGCGCAATTTTTTTACCAGGCGGTCCAGAGTCTCTCCCAGAGTATCGTGAAAAAGGGAAACCCCCGTTTCCCTTTGTACTGGAGTGCTCTCTTCCTTCGATGGGGAGATGTGGCCAAGGCCCGAGAAGTGGTGTTGCATGCGATAGAAAAAGGAGGAACTGTCCGGGATCGGTACCGCTGGTATCGGGCCCTGGCGATTATCGACGAATGGTATCGGCGGGACTATTCCAGTGCCCTGGAATGGATTACCCGGATGGAAGAACTGGTACGATCCTTTCCTGAGGGGTTCCCTGTTTCTCAAAGGGAATACGAAAGGATACAGCAAGAACTCATCCAGAGAAAAAAAAGGGTACAGAAAAAGTGGGTAGCGTTATAA